The following are encoded together in the Fundulus heteroclitus isolate FHET01 chromosome 19, MU-UCD_Fhet_4.1, whole genome shotgun sequence genome:
- the LOC105917696 gene encoding glucosamine-6-phosphate isomerase 2, with the protein MRLVILDDYDLASEWAAKYIRNRIVEFKPSADRYFTLGLPTGSTPYGCYQKLIEFHRSGDLSFKYVKTFNMDEYVGLPRAHPESYHSYMWNNFFKHIDIDPANAHILDGNAEDLEAECSAYEQKIAAAGGIELFVGGIGPDGHIAFNEPGSSLVSRTRVKTLAKDTIVANARFFGNDLSKVPTMALTVGVGTVMDSKEVMILITGAHKAFALYKAIEEGVNHMWTVSAFQQHPHTIFVCDEDATLELRVKTVKYFKGLMHVHNKLVDPVLSIKDQ; encoded by the exons ATGAGGCTGGTCATTCTGGACGACTATGATCTGGCCAGCGAGTGGGCAGCTAAATACATCCGGAACAGGATTGTCGAGTTCAAGCCGTCTGCAGACAGATACTTCACCCTGGGTTTACCCACAG GCAGCACTCCCTACGGCTGTTACCAGAAGTTAATAGAGTTCCACAGAAGTGGAGATCTCTCCTTTAAGTATGTGAAAACCTTCAACATGGACGAATATGTGG GTCTGCCTCGCGCTCATCCTGAGAGCTACCACTCCTACATGTGGAACAATTTCTTTAAGCACATCGACATCGATCCAGCCAACGCTCACATCCTGGACGGGAACGCAGAGGACCTGGAGGCCGAGTGCAGCGCTTACGAGCAGAAGATAGCTGCGGCGGGAGGGATCGAGCTGTTTGTTGGAG GTATTGGCCCTGACGGCCACATCGCCTTCAACGAGCCCGGCTCCAGCCTTGTTTCCAGAACCAGAGTTAAAACGCTAGCGAAGGACACCATCGTGGCAAACGCTCGTTTCTTTGGGAACGACCTCTCCAAGGTTCCCACCATGGCTCTGACCGTGGGAGTAGGAACCGTAATGGACTCCAAGGAG GTGATGATTCTGATCACAGGAGCACACAAAGCGTTCGCTCTGTACAAAGCCATCGAGGAGGGGGTGAACCACATGTGGACGGTGTCGGCCTTCCAGCAGCATCCGCACACCATCTTTGTGTGTGACGAGGACGCCACGCTAGAACTCCGTGTCAAAACTGTTAAATACTTTAAAG gtTTAATGCATGTTCATAATAAACTGGTGGATCCAGTTCTCAGCATAAAGGACCAGTGA
- the LOC118566949 gene encoding cytochrome c oxidase subunit 8A, mitochondrial, whose product MPGLLRTIASRAAPVLRGQTVTQTANLYTRPAKEKIGVLETTIAMGFFTVAILGPSGWVLAHLEDYKKKE is encoded by the exons atgccgGGGCTCCTGAGGACCATCGCCAGTCGCGCCGCTCCCGTCCTGCGGGGACAGACGGTGACCCAGACGGCGAACTTATATACGAGACCGGCGAAGGAGAAGATCGGCGTCTTG gaAACAACAATTGCAATGGGCTTCTTTACTGTTGCCATCCtgggaccttctggatgggtcCTGGCCCACCTGGAGGACTACAAGAAGAAGGAGTAA
- the rrh gene encoding visual pigment-like receptor peropsin translates to MGMDSVVNSSDDDAPYGGKSAFSQTEHNIVAGYLITAGVISLASNIVVLLMFVKFRELRTATNFIIINLAFTDIGVAGIGYPMSAASDIHGSWKFGYTGCQIYAALNIFFGMASIGLLTVVAVDRYLTICRPDISQKMTVRSYNILILGAWLNAVFWSTMPILGWAGYAPDPTGATCTINWRKNDASFISYTMTVIAVNFVVPLSVMFYCYYNVSVTVRRYKASNCLDNINIDWSDQMDVTKMSIVMIIMFLVAWSPYSMVCLWASFGDPKTIPAPMAIIAPLFAKSSTFYNPCIYVIANKKFRRAIIGMIRCQTRQRITISTQVPMTISQQPLTQ, encoded by the exons ATGGGGATGGACTCGGTGGTAAACAGCTCTGATGATGATGCACCATACGGAGGAAAAAGTGCTTTCAGCCAAACGGAGCACAACATTGTGGCTGGATATCTGATAACTGCAG GTGTCATCAGTTTGGCCAGTAACATCGTAGTCCTGCTGATGTTCGTGAAGTTCAGGGAGCTCCGCACTGCCACTAacttcatcatcatcaaccTGGCCTTCACCGACATTGGAGTGGCCGGTATTGGCTATCCCATGTCTGCTGCCTCAGACATTCACGGAAGCTGGAAGTTCGGTTACACTGGCTGTCAG ATCTATGCTGCCCTCAACATCTTCTTCGGCATGGCCAGCATAGGCCTGCTGACTGTGGTCGCAGTTGATCGCTACCTCACCATCTGCAGACCAGACATCA GTCAGAAAATGACTGTTAGATCTTACAACATCCTTATTCTGGGTGCCTGGCTGAATGCTGTTTTCTGGTCCACCATGCCCATACTAGGCTGGGCAGGTTATGCCCCTGACCCCACTGGAGCAACGTGCACAATCAACTGGAGAAAAAATGACGC CTCCTTCATCTCCTACACAATGACTGTGATTGCGGTGAATTTTGTGGTTCCTCTGTCTGTCATGTTTTACTGCTACTACAACGTTTCTGTCACTGTGAGACGATACAAAGCCAGCAACTGCCTGGACAACATCAACATCGACTGGTCTGATCAGATGGATGTCACCAAG ATGTCTATTGTAATGATCATCATGTTTCTGGTTGCCTGGTCTCCCTACTCCATGGTGTGTCTCTGGGCATCGTTTGGTGACCCGAAGACCATTCCTGCCCCAATGGCCATAATTGCTCCCCTCTTCGCAAAGTCCTCAACGTTTTACAACCCCTGCATCTATGTCATAGCCAACAAAAA GTTCAGGAGAGCCATCATCGGGATGATTCGGTGTCAAACAAGACAACGGATCACAATCAGTACCCAGGTTCCAATGACAATCTCCCAGCAGCCTCTGACCCAGTGA